GATTTTTGGATAAGATCACGGGCATTCTATTATGTATATTATTTATTTTTTCATTTGCATTAGTTGTGATTATTGTATAACAGGTTATTAGATTATCATCTTTATCTCTAAATTGATCATATATACCTGCAAAAGAAAATATTTTTTGATTTTTAAGATATATCTCATGTTTTATATTATTTTTAGCTATTTTTTTCCATTCAAAAAAAGATGTGGCTGGAATAAGACAGCGTTTATCTTTAAAAGATTTTTTGAAAGTAGTTTTTTGATCAATAGTTTCAGATCTGGCATTGATAATTTTTTGCTTTGTATAGGAAGGAGAAAAACCCCAGTTAAATAATTTTAACTGTTTATTATTTGACTTTGTATCAATGGTAATAACCGGTGCATTTTGTCCTGGATAAATTTCCTT
The window above is part of the Halanaerobiales bacterium genome. Proteins encoded here:
- a CDS encoding SOS response-associated peptidase codes for the protein MCGRYSLYIKPTDLALRYGTINNDINFSPKKEIYPGQNAPVITIDTKSNNKQLKLFNWGFSPSYTKQKIINARSETIDQKTTFKKSFKDKRCLIPATSFFEWKKIAKNNIKHEIYLKNQKIFSFAGIYDQFRDKDDNLITCYTIITTNANEKINNIHNRMPVILSKNQEDNWLKTNNTAELKKLLSPYNNNDTVIENNSDQKQLNLFNDN